Proteins from a genomic interval of Ralstonia wenshanensis:
- a CDS encoding Maf-like protein, which produces MTSASRPPLILASSSPYRRELLERLRLPFEIVVPNIDETPAPDESPDQTALRLARQKAEKVAADHPGALVIGSDQVATLDGKQVGKPGDHARALAQLHWMRGRTVTFHSALCLYDGRTGQHQSEDIRTLATFRDLSDEELDAYLHLEHPYDVAGSAKSEGLGIALLERVESSDPTALVGLPLIALTGMLRNLHYPLFA; this is translated from the coding sequence ATGACTTCTGCATCGCGTCCGCCGCTGATTCTCGCCTCCAGCTCGCCATATCGGCGGGAATTGCTTGAACGCTTGCGACTGCCGTTTGAGATTGTGGTGCCGAACATTGACGAGACCCCCGCCCCGGACGAATCGCCCGATCAGACCGCCCTGCGCCTGGCTCGGCAAAAGGCGGAGAAGGTCGCAGCAGACCATCCCGGTGCGCTGGTCATTGGCTCCGATCAGGTCGCCACGCTGGACGGCAAGCAAGTCGGCAAACCCGGTGATCACGCCCGCGCACTGGCGCAATTGCACTGGATGCGTGGACGCACCGTCACATTTCATTCAGCGTTGTGCCTGTACGACGGGCGAACCGGGCAACACCAGAGCGAGGACATCCGCACGCTGGCGACCTTCCGCGATCTTTCCGATGAGGAATTGGACGCCTACTTGCATCTGGAACACCCATACGACGTTGCGGGAAGCGCCAAATCAGAGGGCTTGGGCATCGCCCTGCTCGAACGCGTAGAGTCGTCGGACCCGACCGCGCTGGTTGGTCTGCCGCTGATCGCCCTGACCGGCATGCTGCGCAACCTTCACTACCCGCTCTTCGCCTGA
- the rpmF gene encoding 50S ribosomal protein L32, with the protein MAVQQNKKSPSKRGMHRSHDFLTTAPIAVEPTTGEVHLRHHVSPNGYYRGRKVVKTKND; encoded by the coding sequence ATGGCTGTTCAACAAAACAAGAAGTCGCCGTCCAAGCGCGGCATGCATCGTTCGCACGATTTCCTGACGACGGCCCCGATCGCTGTCGAGCCGACCACCGGCGAAGTGCACCTGCGTCACCACGTGAGCCCGAACGGCTACTATCGCGGCCGCAAGGTTGTGAAGACCAAGAACGACTGA
- a CDS encoding SAM-dependent methyltransferase, translating into MAGTLYLIPNTLGSRDATDPLPDVIPAGVQQITARLDYFVAEHAKTARALLKKLAETTPLARPLQEITIRELNVKTPESELEALLAPVVAGQDAGLMSEAGVPAVADPGANLVRLAHRRGVRVKPLVGPSSILLAVMASGLNGQSFAFNGYLPVDAAERKTRLRALEQLSRSAGQTQVFIETPYRNGALLEAIQAGCAPSTLLSIAVDLTLPEEQVVTLPVSDWRADRMNLHKRPAIFSLLAR; encoded by the coding sequence ATGGCCGGTACGCTTTACCTCATTCCAAATACGCTGGGCTCGCGCGATGCAACTGACCCGCTGCCTGACGTGATTCCGGCCGGCGTTCAGCAAATTACCGCGCGACTCGATTATTTCGTCGCCGAGCATGCCAAGACCGCACGCGCGCTGCTGAAGAAGCTGGCCGAGACCACGCCGCTGGCGCGCCCACTGCAGGAAATCACAATCCGCGAACTGAACGTCAAAACGCCCGAGTCGGAACTGGAAGCACTGCTGGCGCCGGTGGTTGCCGGCCAGGACGCGGGGCTGATGTCGGAGGCCGGTGTGCCGGCGGTGGCCGATCCCGGCGCGAATCTTGTGCGACTTGCGCACCGACGCGGCGTGCGCGTAAAGCCGCTGGTGGGGCCGAGTTCGATTCTGCTGGCGGTGATGGCGTCCGGCTTGAACGGCCAGAGCTTTGCGTTCAACGGCTATTTGCCCGTCGATGCCGCGGAGCGAAAGACCAGGCTGCGCGCGCTGGAGCAGCTTTCACGCTCCGCAGGCCAAACACAGGTGTTTATCGAAACGCCTTACCGGAATGGCGCGTTGCTCGAGGCCATTCAGGCCGGCTGCGCGCCAAGCACGCTGCTCTCGATTGCGGTGGACCTGACGCTGCCCGAGGAGCAAGTCGTCACACTGCCGGTGAGCGACTGGCGCGCCGACCGCATGAACCTGCACAAGCGGCCGGCAATCTTCTCGCTGCTCGCGCGATAG
- a CDS encoding YceD family protein: MDFRAFDLFAFIRAGESASGTVHLTDMPRLLAEQAADAPVDANTRFRWHLQGLVREEATAGQLPRQRLFVDLEVDGVVWLQCQRCLKAYEQPLPVRTRLEVMRSEAEADAAPLDDDEADVIVGSRSFDLITQIEDELLLTLPVSPRHTVCPDEVLPEEAEAEKKPSPFAVLANLKTKH, translated from the coding sequence GTGGATTTTCGTGCATTCGATCTTTTCGCGTTCATTCGCGCGGGTGAGTCAGCAAGCGGCACGGTCCATCTGACCGATATGCCCCGCCTGCTGGCCGAGCAAGCCGCCGATGCCCCGGTTGACGCCAACACGCGGTTCCGTTGGCACCTGCAGGGTCTGGTGCGCGAGGAGGCTACCGCCGGCCAGTTGCCCCGCCAGCGTCTCTTCGTGGATCTGGAAGTGGATGGAGTGGTCTGGCTGCAATGCCAGCGCTGCCTCAAAGCGTACGAGCAACCTCTGCCGGTGCGCACGCGCCTTGAGGTCATGCGCTCGGAAGCCGAGGCCGACGCTGCTCCGCTGGATGACGATGAGGCCGATGTCATCGTCGGCTCGCGCAGCTTTGATCTGATCACGCAGATCGAAGATGAGTTGTTGCTGACCTTGCCGGTGTCGCCGCGTCATACAGTCTGCCCGGATGAGGTGCTGCCGGAAGAGGCTGAAGCTGAAAAGAAGCCATCGCCGTTCGCGGTGCTGGCCAACCTGAAGACCAAACATTAG